In Vibrio sp. 10N, the following proteins share a genomic window:
- a CDS encoding polysaccharide biosynthesis/export family protein, translating to MSVLQLSSRLGTLLLSVVCTSVSAVTIPPELMGNNTSTTAVPTGASSLPATSTSSQVAISSQLQAGLSPTKALEMGSYNTTGRNGTLLPGEVDVKELLPSSGEALPPPYGANLFAGGYETERSDGLNDNYLIAAGDKINIWLWGAVNYSDVTTVDNQGNIFIPNVGPIKVKDVRASEVNALVSSKIKTIYTRNVSVYVNLLTSTPVSIYLSGPVIRPGQYAGMASDSLLYFLKRAGGIDSERGSYRNIQVRRNNSVIAEVDLYDFIRSGKLPKVSFKDGDTILVSPQKSAVVVAGGARNPFRFELDGNKALGSQLSEYARPLAKISHVGVVGNRESGPFSRYLTYKDFLEFEVQDGDKVFYNDDLHAQVMDIQVMGSYLGPSYFAVKKTAKLHDLLHYIPINPELADYGSIYIQRKSVAARQKQTLNDSLDRLERSVFTAPASSDGEAAIRAKEAEMVLQFSEKARKVEPLGKVIVSENGNIANIMLEEGDQIVIPYKTDLISIGGEVLMPQAVVFNKNATIDDYVAWAGGFTERAEDQRIAIVRANGLVEFGNDKEIRKGDQILVLPKVDTKTMQAVKDITQIVYQIAVSANVALRR from the coding sequence ATGTCAGTATTGCAATTATCTTCTCGGCTAGGCACCTTACTGCTAAGTGTTGTTTGTACCTCAGTATCTGCGGTTACCATTCCACCAGAATTAATGGGCAACAACACAAGTACAACAGCAGTACCAACCGGTGCTTCTTCACTTCCTGCCACTAGCACCTCATCACAAGTCGCTATTTCTTCACAGCTTCAAGCCGGGCTCTCTCCAACCAAAGCACTCGAAATGGGCAGTTACAATACAACCGGGCGCAATGGTACGCTGCTTCCGGGAGAAGTAGACGTTAAAGAGCTATTGCCGTCATCCGGAGAAGCACTACCTCCTCCTTATGGCGCGAACCTATTTGCCGGCGGTTACGAAACCGAGCGAAGTGACGGTCTCAATGACAACTACCTGATCGCCGCTGGTGACAAAATCAACATCTGGCTTTGGGGCGCTGTGAATTATTCCGATGTCACCACCGTGGACAACCAAGGTAATATCTTTATTCCGAACGTTGGCCCAATTAAAGTAAAAGATGTCAGAGCAAGCGAAGTCAACGCTCTCGTAAGTTCCAAAATCAAAACCATCTACACTCGGAATGTCAGTGTTTACGTTAATCTACTGACCTCAACGCCCGTGAGCATCTACTTAAGTGGACCGGTAATACGTCCTGGCCAATATGCTGGCATGGCTTCCGATTCTTTGCTCTACTTTTTAAAACGTGCTGGCGGTATTGACTCGGAACGCGGCAGTTATCGTAACATTCAGGTGCGTCGTAACAACTCAGTGATTGCTGAAGTTGATCTCTATGATTTTATTCGCAGTGGCAAGCTTCCAAAGGTGAGCTTTAAAGATGGCGATACTATTTTAGTCTCACCACAAAAATCTGCTGTGGTTGTAGCCGGTGGTGCAAGAAACCCATTCCGTTTCGAGCTAGACGGCAACAAAGCACTAGGCTCCCAACTCTCTGAGTATGCACGACCACTGGCAAAAATCTCTCACGTTGGGGTGGTTGGCAACAGAGAAAGTGGCCCATTCTCACGCTACCTTACCTACAAAGACTTCCTTGAATTTGAAGTACAGGATGGCGACAAAGTCTTCTATAACGATGACTTACATGCACAGGTGATGGATATTCAAGTCATGGGTAGCTATTTAGGCCCTTCTTACTTTGCCGTCAAAAAAACCGCTAAGCTCCACGACTTGCTGCATTATATCCCAATCAATCCAGAACTGGCTGATTACGGCTCTATTTACATCCAAAGAAAAAGTGTTGCCGCACGCCAAAAACAAACACTCAATGACTCTCTCGACCGACTAGAGCGAAGTGTCTTTACTGCGCCAGCGTCTTCCGATGGTGAAGCTGCTATTCGAGCCAAAGAAGCTGAAATGGTGCTGCAATTCTCAGAAAAAGCGCGAAAAGTGGAACCACTTGGTAAAGTGATTGTGTCCGAAAATGGCAACATCGCTAACATCATGCTCGAAGAAGGCGACCAAATCGTCATTCCATACAAAACCGACCTGATCTCTATCGGTGGTGAGGTGTTAATGCCACAAGCTGTGGTGTTTAATAAGAATGCGACCATTGATGATTATGTGGCTTGGGCAGGCGGGTTTACTGAACGAGCCGAAGATCAACGCATTGCCATTGTTCGCGCCAACGGGCTGGTCGAGTTTGGAAATGACAAAGAGATCCGCAAAGGCGACCAAATCCTCGTACTACCAAAAGTAGATACTAAGACCATGCAAGCGGTTAAAGATATTACTCAGATCGTTTATCAAATTGCCGTATCAGCTAATGTCGCATTGAGACGTTAG
- a CDS encoding ABC transporter permease, giving the protein MAQVKKRSTLAVWKDVIFAIFLREIKSKFNDKLGIAWSIISPVSFIFLLSFMRGKMDGGNTHGVPTFFFMVYGMILIQFFLGTVEVVSNSIKKNKPLYAFRQVQPISSVLAIAGFEFLVKVFVILTIAMLCLLLKMEHNIDDPIEVIFIVVRVWLLATSIGLITALASSYVPEVSKLQTLAMRPLFFISGIFFSLQDIPREYWHYLDWNPLLHAVELARYAAYSGYGTEGVSDFYLDTVTIVLVFFSLACYHVGWKQAISR; this is encoded by the coding sequence ATGGCTCAGGTAAAAAAGCGTTCGACGCTAGCGGTCTGGAAAGATGTAATATTTGCGATATTCCTCAGGGAAATAAAAAGCAAGTTCAATGACAAGCTAGGGATTGCTTGGAGCATTATTTCACCCGTCAGTTTTATCTTTCTCCTCTCTTTTATGAGAGGAAAAATGGACGGTGGTAATACACATGGTGTTCCAACGTTTTTCTTCATGGTTTACGGCATGATCTTAATACAGTTCTTTCTCGGAACCGTTGAGGTGGTGTCCAACTCCATCAAAAAAAACAAGCCCTTATATGCTTTTCGACAAGTTCAACCTATTAGCTCTGTGCTGGCCATCGCTGGTTTTGAGTTTTTGGTGAAGGTGTTTGTCATTCTGACCATAGCCATGCTATGCCTTTTGTTGAAAATGGAACATAACATTGACGATCCTATTGAAGTCATTTTCATTGTCGTGCGTGTTTGGCTGCTAGCAACAAGCATTGGTTTGATAACAGCGCTTGCGTCAAGCTATGTCCCAGAGGTAAGTAAGTTACAAACCCTTGCTATGCGACCGCTTTTCTTTATATCCGGCATATTCTTTAGCTTGCAAGACATCCCCAGAGAGTATTGGCACTACTTAGACTGGAACCCTCTTCTCCATGCGGTGGAGTTAGCGCGCTATGCCGCTTACTCTGGCTATGGAACCGAAGGCGTGAGCGACTTTTACCTAGACACAGTCACTATAGTATTGGTGTTCTTTTCACTAGCTTGCTATCACGTAGGTTGGAAACAAGCCATTAGCCGATAA